Genomic DNA from Zonotrichia albicollis isolate bZonAlb1 chromosome 12, bZonAlb1.hap1, whole genome shotgun sequence:
agggcaggcagggctggtgctggccGGGGGAGCTGCCAAGCTAATGGTGGAGAAGGATGGGAGCCCTTTTCCAATGGGAACTGCCAGGAGAGAATGCACAAAGTCAGAGGTGGCAGgtctccagccctgggaatgtcACTGCTGCCGTCCTTCAGAGAAGGGGACAATTCCAGACGGCAGCGAGCAGGGCTGTTCTGGAGGCAGCCCAGGATGCCTGTGGGTCTCTGTCTCCACtgtttcctccttttgtttcatCCCTGGCGTAAGCAGGAACGTGACGGGGAAGGATGTCCTTGCATCTGGTCACGTCCTGGGCGCCAGGGGTTCGGGGCAGGGTGTGCAGCTTGCAGGGCAGGTGACATTGCTGCCCTGGCCAGCGTGCACTGTGCCACAGGGTGAGTGCACAGGTGCCTGTGGGCAGGAGATGGCAGCTGGATCCTGTGTGGTTCCCCGGGAtgctctgggcagcaggaggagcagtaAAAAGCCCTGTAGTTTTGCAGTGGGCTGGGGCCCACCCAGATTAAGTCCATGCAAGCCCTGTCAGTGGGCACAAGCTGCCACCCCAGATCCCTGGCACCAGGCTGGGTGGAGCcctgggagccagggctggggctcacCCACTGTGGCAGGGCcccaggcagaggcagggagctggggcggGCACAGTGACCCAGTGACCCTTCAATACCCCGTGAcccttcctgtccctgctgttccccAGACTGACTGTGCCAACTATGTCCGTGTGCTGCATCCCTACAACCGGACACACCTGCTGGCCTGCGGGACAGGCGCCTTCCACCCCATGTGCACCTTCATCTATGTGGGGCACCGTGGTGAGGTAGggcagcatccccagcaggacagccctggaaTGTGGGTCCCCATTGCCTGCCTCTCTCCTGAGGGGCCTTGGGACTGCAGGGGGATGCTGGATGTGCTGTTTGCTCTAACCTGAGTACTGGTGGTGGGGGGAGTGTCAGGAACCAGCTCCCTGTTGTCCCGTTGTCCTTCTGCTACTCCCTGTCCAGCTTTCCCACCTGTCTGGCCTGGGATCCCCTTTATAGAcctgtccccaggggctggtgtcctgccaggggctgaggtaGGGGTGgcattttctcctctccagctcaCTGCTCATAAATCAGGTTGGCTGGGGTGAAATGGCAGGGCACCCCTCAGAGCCCTCCCTACAGCCTGGCCCtgtctgggcagcaggagccctgTCTGTACCATGATCACTCTGACCAGGGAGCCGAGCAAGCAACGGGGCTGGTGGGTCCCCTTCAGCTGCCATGCACCCTCATGGGATCAGTCTTGCCTCAAAAAGCTGTTTGCAGATGGTCCTTTGGGTGCCCTGAGTGAGGTGCAGgttgggcagggagcagaggtggcCCCACCATGGCCCAGGGCTCACCAgcctgctccctccccagcacaccTTCAGCCTGGACGCTGCCAGTGTGGAGAGCGGCCGGGGCCGGTGCCCGCACGAGCCCAGCCGCGCCTTTGCCAGCACCGTCATCGGTGGGTGTCCTCCTGGGGATGTGGGAGCTCGGGGGTGTCCCAGGGCCGGTCCCCGTGGCAGCAGCTGGGTGTGTTTGCAGGAGGGGAGCTGTACGCCGGCCTCACGGCAGATTTCCTGGGGCGCGATCCTGGCGTGTTCCGCAGCATGGGGACGCGCTCCGCCCTGCGCACGGAGGTGGATCAGCGCCTGCTGCATGGTAACAgctgccctctgcccctccatTGCCCCCAGCCAGGAACCACCAACCCTGTGGCCATGCTGCAGCATCCCCCATGCCAGCTAAGGGCAGAGACAGGCACCAGGGCAGCAAGGTCTGGGGGTGGTGCTGGCTGGCATCCAGCCCCAGCATGGACTGAGGCTTTGGAGTTGGTGGCTGTGCCCTCTCTCCTCACCTGACATGACTGGCTCTTGTTTGCAGATCCCAAATTTGTGGCAGCCCACTTGATCCCAGACAACGATGACCGGGACAATGACAAAGCCTATTTCTTCTTCACGGAGAAGGTGGTGGAGGCAGACAGCAGGGAGCACGCCATTGTCAGCCGTGTGGGGCGTGTCTGCGTGGTAGGATGCTGGTGGGGACCGTGGGGGACAGGGATGCACCAGTCACAGCAGTCGCCCTGATACTCCTTGTCCCTGCAGAACGATGCTGGTGGCCAGAGGGTGCTGGTCAACAAGTGGAGCACCTTCAACAAGGCCCGGCTGGTGTGCTCAGTCCCCGGCCCTGATGGCATTGACACCTACTTTGATGAGCTGGGTAAGGAGTGAGCTGGGTAAGTGAGATACAGCTCTGTACAAGTGGAGCTGTATCTCACTGGGGCTAGTCACTTAGTTGGATTTCAGGAAAAAGCCCATGCTTTCATTTCCAGAGGATGTCTTCTTGCTGAGGACGAAGGATAGGAAGAACCCAGAGATCTATGCCCTTTTTAGCACTGTCAGGTGagtgctccagctccagcctctggggacatccagctgcagctgcccatgacctgccctgtcactgtcaccaagGATTGCTGGCTGCTCCCCATGTGTTTTGGGGATGTGGGtgcccctgctgccagcagtgtcAAGCATGGCTCTGCTCAAccccctctccatccccttgCAGCCACGTTTTCCGGGGCTCTGCTGTCTGTGTGTACCGCATGGCCGACATCAGGGAGGTGTTCAACGGGCCCTTTGCCCACCGGGAGAGCCCCCATCACCAGTGGGCTGCCTACGAGGGCAGGGTGCCCTACCCACGGCCGGGCGTGGTGAGTGACTCCCTGGAGCTCCAGGTCCCtcccctcctccagctgctcttcTGGGCTGGTGATGGAGCCATGCCCATTTCTCACCTGCTGAAGAGGTCAGCTGATGCTTTGCCAAGCTCTGGCACAGGGGTGGAAGAGATGGATGCCAAACTGGAAGGCAGAGAGGGACCCAAGACATCTCTGAGGGACGATGGAGGGGGAAGGAGTGATGGGTGCAGGGGTGTCTGGGCTGAGCtggtcccctctgtccctgcagtgtcccagcaAGACCACCAACCAGCCCCGGCGGCAGTATGGCACCACCAAGGACTTCCCTGATGAGGTGCTGCACTTTGCCCGTGCCCACCCCCTCATGTTCCAGCCCGTGCTGCCCCGGCACCGCCGGCCCCTCCTGGTGAAGACTGACCTGCCCCAGCGGCTGCGCCAGCTCGTGGTGGACAGGGTGGAGGCTGAGGATGGGCAGCATGACATCCTCTTCCTCGGCACAGGTGAGCAGCAGGGGCAGAGTGCAGGAAGGAGccgcagagctgggggtcccaGTGGGCACCCCCTGGGCTGCGAGATGCAGGGTGCTCACACCTCCATCCTCCTGGGCCCCCAGATGCTGGCTCGGTGCTCAAGGTGGTGGTCACGCAGAAGACAAACTCAGCCGTGACTGAAGAAGTCATCCTAGAGGAGCTGCAGGTTTTTAAGGTGACATTTACTGCCCCACTTGCAAGGGAGGGGGCAGTGGGGTGGGCTTAGGTTGCGGACACATGTAGGGATGGAGGGTCAGGGCTGTCACTGCATTGTTGGCCACTGGAAGGTCTCAGGGTtgtgagggcagaggctggctGGGGGTATTTTCACCCTCCCCAAAACATTCCTGATGCTCTGCCAAGCCCTGGTGGCTCTGAATGAGCCAGGCTGTCTGTGGTGGGGATTATGCCAGCCTGATGTCCACTCCCCTCCCCTACAGATGCCTGTGCCCATCACCCAGATGGAGATCTCTGTCAAACGTGTGAGTACAGACAAGGCTCAGCCACGGGGCTGGGGACCAGGCAGGTGTCCAGCTGTGGTCACCAGCTCCCTAAAGCCATGTCATGTGTGCCCTGGGGTGTCCTGGCTGGGCCCCCAGGTACTGAGCCCATGGGGGTTGCCAACCTCACCACCTTGGTGCTGTTCCCCCAGCAAACGCTCTATGTGGGCTCCAGCCTGGGCGTGGCCCAGGTGCGGCTGCACCAGTGCGAGTCCTACGGCACTGCCTGTGCCGAGTGCTGCCTGGCCAGGGATCCCTACTGTGCCTGGGATGGCACTGCCTGCACCCACTACCAGCCCTCGGGCAAGCGCCGCCAGCGCCGCCAGGACGGGCGCCACGCTAACCCTGCCCACCAGTGCCTGGACCAGAACCTCACCGGTGAGACactgggggtcccagggctggggggctccTCACAGTGCTCCAGGATGGCCTGAcatgcacagccctggcacacagaggggCTTATGGCCTTTCCATGTGGGCACCCTCACCTGCCCATCTCAGAGACCAGGGCATGCCCCAAGAGAAGGTGGGTGCTGCTTGGGctggggcactgggagagaAGGGGATGAAGCCACACAGTAGCCAAGAGGGGCTGGCACCTGGTGGGGGCAGGTGGAAGCCTGGCTAtgtgctccctgccagcccatgcctgtgtttgccCTAGTGGACGATTTTGAGAGCGTTGAGGAGAAGGTGCTCTACGGGGCAGAGGACAACAGCACCTTCCTGGAGTGCATGCCCCGCTCCCCGCAGGCCAGCGTGCAGTGGTTTGTGCAGAGGCCGCCTGACGAGCAGCGGGACGAGGTGaggctcccctgccctgctcccgaTGTGGGGACACGGGAGGGACGTGGGGGCACACCCGCACCCTGCCAACCCCCGGTGGCCCGCAGGTGAAGACGGACGAGCGGATCGTGCAGacggagcaggggctgctgttcCGCAGGCTGCACCGGCACGACGCCGGCACCTACTACTGCAAAACGCTGGAGCATGGCTTCACCCAGACCGTGGCCAAGACCGCCCTGCGGGTcatccccagccagcagctggctcACTCCTTCCCCCGGGGCCCGGGGGacgagctcccagccctgctgtgccctgagcccCGGCTggtgccacaggctcccaaGAGCTGGTTCAAGGACATCATGCACCTGGTGAGCTCCCCGAACCCGCGGCGTGTGGAGGAGTACTGCGCCCGCCTCTGGTGCAGCAGCCGCCCCCAGCACCGCAAGAGCAAGCTGGCCCAGGCCAAGCTGGTCCTGGCTGGCGTGGACGTGGCCAAGAAGGGACGGACAGGCAAAGCCCACAGCGAGAGGAACCGCGTGCCCCGGCACGCAGTGGCCACTTAGGGAGGGCAGGGGACGGAcgtggggcagctgtgggcagggaccagctccctgtgctgctgctggggcctcttcacctgctgctgtgtggcttgcagtgctgccagcctggtcctCCTGGATGGGCAGGTCCCTGTCAccctcaggggctgcagggtcaCCTCACAAACAGGCAGTGAGGTGGGACATGTTGGCCCCCCTTGCTCTTGCAGGTGATGCAGCAGGTGGGGGCCGTGGTGCCTGGGTGGGCTGGGGCACAGTGGCACAGTGCCACCCAGGCCATGCTGTCACCCAGGTGCTGCCTGGGTCCCTCTGTGAATACTGGGGCCATGTGTGGTGCCATGGGGAGCGGCTGATGGCTCCAGGCTCTTTCCACAccagcacagagcctggggaaGATGATGCCTGCTCATCTGTATGGGGGAAAGCCAGCATCATCCCAAAAAGCCTCTGTGTGCAGGAGGAGCTCTGtcacctgctgtgcctggggagccagagctgtgctgtgccacccAAGCTGTGTCCTGAGGGACAGGGCTCCTGCCTACCCTCCCTTGGCACTGGGACAcactcagcagtgccagctgttCCTGGGTGCAGCTCCCCACTACCCCTCTCACAGTTTTagggctggacagggctggggagaaaagaaaagccaaTGGCTGTGGGCAGGTTAGACCTGTTCCTGGGTAAACACTGGGAGAGGCACTAATGCCACCACTGTCactgtgcccaggtgggagcagggacaggcagagggcagccccagcagagttTGGGGGGCTGCACCACACCGGGGGTGGTTTCTGCTGGTgggtggccctgcagggctggtttgggtgggcctctgctgcctggcagagcTAAAGCAGCACCCAGGGCCTCCCCCAAATGCAGGGGTTGGGGGTAGGAGCATGGAGGGCACCTCCAGGCTGCCAGCAAGGTGTTCCTTGCTTTCCTCAGCCGGAATGAGCTCACTCACTGAGCCCGGGGTGATAAAGATCGGCCCCTTCCTGAGGCAGGGCAGCCCCACACAATGGTGTGaaccgcagccccgccgggacCGGCATTgttcagagctgcaggaacgggaaagaaaaataataataataataatagtaataataattaaaaggCCCTAAATAGCTCACACAAAGCCAGGTCATGATATCATCTCTCCTCCCCGTGGGCatttgtgctgcagcagcagctccctgggagcACTGCCCCATCCCAGAGATGGGCTGGGGGCTTTGCCctcttttcctccctgtcccacctgtcctgCAACCTCCTGGGATGGGAGAGCTGTGGTGGGGCTGGCAGGCTGGGACATTTCTGCAGGGAGGGGAGTGGTGCGGGTGGTGCTGATTTATGGAGCCAAGCACGGGGATCTGGATAATTGCAGGCCTGGGGGGCACAGGTGAACAGCAGCCAGCATGCAGAGACAGGGAGGGACGGGGTGAAAAGCCTGAAATGAGACAGCAGTGTGATTCCCCAGGGCCCGGATTacgcagctctgcagtgcctgcactGACCTGTGcacccctgtgccccacagagcagggctgggctgcccaagctgggggaggcagcaggaggggccctgagggctctgctgcctttgggaTCTGGCCTGAGGTGAGCTGTGACACGCtggaggtggcaccagagccagtAATGCTTCAGATTGAGCAGGAACATGCACCAGGAGCAAACAGTCCCTAAATATTCCCTTctttttttgtactttttgtACAGGTATTTTGTCCCTGCTCCCAGTAAATCTCTGGGGTGGCTCAGCCTGGTGCTCCTGGGTGCATTTACCACTaaggctggagcaggagagattttttcagggctgcattctgcagccttGTCGCTGGTGATCACCAGCCAGCTGAGGCAACCTGTGACCCTAGGAACTGCCAGGGAGGGGCTGAGCAGCCATGAGCACGCCCACAtgcacctggggctgggaggaggcagcacCCCGGGTTCTGCAGGGGAGGAGTCCCACCTGGGCCCGGCACTGTCCCGGGGCAGGGTGGGTGAGGGGATCCTTGGGGCCGGGCAGGCGTGGGAACGGCCCCGAACAAAGCCACTTCTTCTATTTTTATCCTGCTTCCCAAGGAAGTGCTGGCAGCCTGCCGGCCTCCCAGGCAGCCACGGTGGGGCTGCTGGCCAGGCCAGGCCTCACACCTTCAGCACACAATCACAGCACCCactgggctggaagagactcctgagtccaacctgtgacccGACACTGCTGTGTCACCAGCCCGTGGCAGAGTGCGAGAGCCAGCCTTGCCTTGAACACCCGCAGGGACAGTGACCCCAcatctccctgagcagcctgttccaaggTCTGATCACCTGTGCTGTGAATAAATTCTCCCTGATGTCCAacacctcccctggtgcagctgaaGACCGTGTCCCTCTCATCCTTCgacagctgctgggaggagaggctgggcaGTGCAGCCCTCAGCAACAGGGCAGCCCGGGCTGCTGAGTCTGAGCcccatcatcatcaccatcccCAAACAACCCCACAGACAAATAAAAcgccacagccccagcaggcagatGCTCCCACATTATCATTTTTGCCATTTCTTTCTGCCCAACATGTAAATTTTCAGAGCCCCTGTTATGAGCACGGGGCACGGGCTccatcctgcagccctgcaggttgCTGTTCTGGGGGaggcctgtccccagcagtgctgtggggtGTCACAAGGAGCAGAGGGTCCCTGAGGCACAGGGCAGAACTGAACAAGCATTGAGTACCATAGTGTCTGGAGAACTGCAGGCATAAAGCTGACGAGCATGTGCCAATAGCTGAAGTCCCCAGACAATAAAGGGAAGTAGCAGCACACAGTGAGGAAAGGGAGAGTAGAGAGGCTGGAAATCAGTCAccagaagcacagagagatgTGACAAACCCTACTGCTTTAGGGGCAATAAGCTCCAGACATCCATCCTTCCTGCACACCCTGCACCAGGAAGAATGTGTAAAACATGTTCACTGTCCTGTGAAAAACACATTCACTGTCCTGTAAACCTTTAAACAGTAAAtaaaggacaataggagacaaagCCCATAAAGTAAAGATTGTTATGGCCAGGTGTGTCTCAGCCAAGAGCACACCTGCTATTTGGAAACACCCTTCATGTAGCATTTCTACGCCATTAGCCTGTTACATATTCATAAACAATTATGCATACTAAACGTTTCCCCAAACTATTTTACATATTCCAGGAACTGTTTAGCATGGCTCCTCCTTGGTTCCACCCTTCTAGAGCACGTGTATTCCTTGGCTGTGGGTTTGGTCCATTTTATCACCAGCTGCAGTTTTGTCCCCGGCCCACTCTGCCTTCAGACAGTGAGTGCTGGTGGCTGCACATCTGTACAGGTGTCCTCATCCTGTGTCCATGGGATGTTatcccatcccagcagggagtgtaacacaggcacacacacatcAGCTATTTCACCAAGCTCAATGaccaacagaaatacaaacTGTATCTTTACAACAAAGTTGCTTTAACACCACACATGTAAATCTATTTTAATATTCACGAAAACCCAACGTTACAGTATGGATGGGTAGCAGCAAAAGCTCGGGGGCCTCTTCCTGCTCAGAGCAGATTTCCTGGGAACACCGGGCCATTCCCAGGCCATTCCCGGGCTCTGCCTCAGAGCAGTTTCCCAGGCCATTCCGGGGCAATTCCCAGACCCTGCCGGACCATTCCCGGGCCATTCCTAGGCCATGCCGGGCCAATCCCGGGCCCCTATTCTGAGCAGTTTCCCAGGCCATTCCCGGCCCATTCCCAGGCATTCCCGGCTCATTCCTGGCCCATTCCCAGGCAATCCCGGGCCCGCCCGTCCGCCCCCGCCCCAACATGGCGGCGTGTCGCGGCCGGCTGACATCACCGCGTGCGATGACGCAGAGCGGGGAGCGCCGGCGGGGCCCGCAGTGGGGGCCGGACATGgcggcgcggcccggcccgcggGAAGATGAATAAGGgctggctggagctggagagCGACCCCGGTGAGCCGGGACACCGCACCGCGCAGCGGGCGCGGCTGGGGACGGGCCGAGGCACAGCTCCGGGCGGCCAAGGGGCTCTGAGGGACACGCGGGCAGCGGGGCCTGGCTGGGGGGGACGTGGCGGACGGgccagggaggctgcaggggcgggctggggctgtggggcacgGGTGGGGTGTAgcgatgggatttggggtgcacGGGGGGAGCTTTGGGGGGGCTGGAGATGAGCTGGTAAAGCTTGGGGGGGCTGCGGGTATGGAGTGTGCGGGTGAAGTTCTGGGGGCTGGGGCTATGGGAGCACCGGTGGGGCTGGGGCGGTGCGGGAGCACAAGGCAGGGCTGTTCCCTTCCCGCTGCCCTGGGGTGGGTGCTGTGGCAGAGTCACGGAGTTGTTTCAGGGTTGGGATTTAGGGCTAAAGCTGGTGTTGTCTGAAATGTTGTTTTAACCCTCTGGGTTCCTGTAGTGTGCAatggggctgtcctgtgcaagGCTGGGACCTGCTCTCTGGGATGGGGTGGTGAGTTTTTTGGGGCTGTGGGTGAGGAAATGTGACCTCTGGAATTATCCTTGTCTCTTGCACTCAGCAAAGGAGTCTGTTGTCCCAGTCACCCccagttttgctgctctttATTCTCTTTACTGGTACTTAGAAAAGGCTGAAATCATTCCCCTCCTGGCCTTCATCACGGCAGAAAGTCCCAGGACATGGTTTGGATTCCcacagctgggagggaaggtTATTTGCTTGGGGGACAATGTCTGGGCATAGGCAGGGTTTTTTGGCTATGTGGCAGTTTGGATGCAGGGGTGGCACCTGGGACAGAAGTTAGGAGTGACCCATGTGCTGCTCTCAGCACATCCCAGTAGCTGAATCTCTCTCCCCTGCCTCTGACCGGGGCTTGGGTGGAATGTGTGGGTGCTTTACTGGTCAGGAAGGGTCGGTGGATCCAGGTTTGGGTGGGGaggagagccctggggacatgcaGGCTGCTGGCATAGTGTTGTGTGAGCTTGTGGACACCAGGACGTGTCCAGCCAAGCCATATAACGTGGTGTGGGTGTTGGAGTGTTCCAGGagagctgtcagcagcagggctgtgcctcttGTGGGTGCTGAGGTAAAATGAAATGCTGAAATATGCCAGAGAAAACAGTGGGGCTGGAAGGGACGAGGAAGGTGATGGGATGTGGTGTAATGGCCTGGCCTCCCACTGGTTTGAAGCATGTTATTTCCACAGCATATTGTTTCTCACTGACCATTTTGTAAGAAATACAATGTTTTCTGCTCAATTAATGAAGACTTCTCGCTCCCAAGAGTTTCCTCCCTGTTTTAATCATTTCAGCTTTGGTGTGGAAGCCCCTTGGGCTCTTCTTAATTGAGTCACATACATCAGGGTCCTTAAATCCATTGCTTACAGAGATGTTTCTCTGGATTTAATCCTTCTTATTGGTATTCCCTGGACTTCCTCCCAGGCTTTCAGCAGCCTTTCTAAGGGAGCTAAGAAAGCAGATTTGTTATTCCAGTCTCGAACTCGCTTCCTCCACAGGCAGAGTGACTGCCTGAGAATTGGGCTGACTGCCTTTGCTCCAGCATCagaggggcagctgctgctcagataTCTGATAATCCTTGTTTTCTTGTggttgtctctgtgtccctggttATGTCCTCCTGTAATTTGTAGCCACTGGAAACAGGCTGTTGGATTTGGTTCCCCCAAAGAGACAGGGAGATGAAGATGAGCTTCTTTCAGCCCTTGGACTTCCCTGCAGCCCTGTTGCTGTGATCTGGATCTCCCCTCAATGATTTTCACTAACATGAAccgaaattatatttttttaagtgtcTAGTGATATCTTCAGTCATTTATCTCTCTGGttgcaggtgtg
This window encodes:
- the SEMA3G gene encoding semaphorin-3G → MRVAVSLSLCWLWAAGLSLPRLRLSYRELLASNRSVLFFGHRGSLGLRCLYLDEYRDRLFLGGKDVLYSLLLDGATAGAKEIYWPPRPGQTEECLQKGKDPGTDCANYVRVLHPYNRTHLLACGTGAFHPMCTFIYVGHRGEHTFSLDAASVESGRGRCPHEPSRAFASTVIGGELYAGLTADFLGRDPGVFRSMGTRSALRTEVDQRLLHDPKFVAAHLIPDNDDRDNDKAYFFFTEKVVEADSREHAIVSRVGRVCVNDAGGQRVLVNKWSTFNKARLVCSVPGPDGIDTYFDELEDVFLLRTKDRKNPEIYALFSTVSHVFRGSAVCVYRMADIREVFNGPFAHRESPHHQWAAYEGRVPYPRPGVCPSKTTNQPRRQYGTTKDFPDEVLHFARAHPLMFQPVLPRHRRPLLVKTDLPQRLRQLVVDRVEAEDGQHDILFLGTDAGSVLKVVVTQKTNSAVTEEVILEELQVFKMPVPITQMEISVKRQTLYVGSSLGVAQVRLHQCESYGTACAECCLARDPYCAWDGTACTHYQPSGKRRQRRQDGRHANPAHQCLDQNLTVDDFESVEEKVLYGAEDNSTFLECMPRSPQASVQWFVQRPPDEQRDEVKTDERIVQTEQGLLFRRLHRHDAGTYYCKTLEHGFTQTVAKTALRVIPSQQLAHSFPRGPGDELPALLCPEPRLVPQAPKSWFKDIMHLVSSPNPRRVEEYCARLWCSSRPQHRKSKLAQAKLVLAGVDVAKKGRTGKAHSERNRVPRHAVAT